The sequence TTTTGGTACTTATCATTACGCTTTTCTATTCCCTTTTCTTTTGCCCTTTGATTTAAGGCAGCCTCTACTGCTTCAAACACTTCATGGCTGATAATTGCCTCATGGTGATTTTCTATTAAATATCTGTTTTTCTCACCATAATTGGTGCGCTTATTAAAACGGGAATCTGTATAGGTTTTTTGCAGTATAACATCCCCGGTATATTTCTCATTTTTTAGAATTCCTCGAATTGTTGTAGCAGTCCAACGACCACCTCTTTTGGAGGGGATACCCTTTTGATTAAGATCATCTGCTATTTTCTGTGTACCCTTGCCTGATAATACTTCTGCGAAAATATACTTCACAATTTCTGCTTGCTCAAGGTTTACCACCATTTGACCATCAATGTTGTCATAGCCATATGGTGGGTAAGAAATCTTAAAAGTTCCGTTCTGAAATCTCCTTTGAATTGCCCACTTGTTATTTTCCGAAATGGAGATTGACTCACTTTCTGCAAGCCCACTTAATATAGAAAGCATCAGTTCACTTTCCATTGATTGGGTATTGATATTCTCTTTCTCAAAGTAGATATAAATCCCAAGGTCCAACAGTTTACGAACCATCTCCAAACAATCCGTAGTGTTTCTTGCAAACCTACTAATGGACTTTGTAATAATTAAGTCGATCTTCTTGTTTTCACAATCTGACAGCATCCTGAGAAGTTCCGTTCGGTTTTCTTTTTTAGTGCCACTAATTCCCTCATCATAATACAAGCCAACATACTCCCATTCTGGGTTTGACTTTATGTAAGTCTCATAATGGGATTTTTGTGCTTGTAGACTTACTAACTGTTCATCACTACCCGTAGAAACACGACAGTATGCGGCCACTCGTAGTTTAGGTTTGATAATCGATGCAACCTTATTTCCTTCTATTTTCGTTATCTTTTTCATCGCCTCACCTCCTTCTTGGTAGGTCACATATTACCTCTGAAACCCTTATATATCAACGAATTCAAGGCATTATCTCTGCTAAAAAAGGAGAGAAAGATTGGCGATTAAGTGCCTCTACCTTGTTGAATTCTGCTTCCGTTATTAAACCTTTTTGGAGCATCTTTCTAAGTAATTTCTCTGCTTGAATATAATCAAACTCACGCTGTAGCTGCTCCTGTGACATTTTCTTTAATTCGATGCTTTTGTCTATAACCCCATCTGAGATCTTCATAACTTTTTTATCCTCATGCTGATTCACGTAGAATCACCTCCTACCTAATAGCCGCGGGAACAGGTCGAAGTTGAGGATTTGTAAAAATTAAATTAAATGAGAGCATAAAAAAAGAGCCTGCAAGGGAATAACCCCCACAGGCTATATACATCTAATAGTTAATATTTTTTAGGGAAACTCTGTGAAGCTAAAGCAAAAATACTTTTTTACTCGCTCCCTTTGATTAATCATACTTAATAAATGCATCCGTAAATCCTGCCTTTTTAGCTTTTGCAAGCTGTGCCTCAGCATTTGCTTTGACAGTGTATGCACCTATTTGTACACGGTAGTATTTCTTTTGCACTGGTTCTGCTGATTTTTCTTCTTCGCTTAGAAGTTTCTTAACATCTGCTCTAAAGGTATCCATAGTCTTGCCATGTTTAGGAAACCAGTGCATAACATCCGCATGGTTACTGGCAATGCCTAGTTTATGCCCTTCGCTGTGACAGATGATATCCTTCTCACTTAGTCCATAGAGTTTGCAAAGGTGTACACAAAGCTCTACTGCTTCCTTATAAACAGCAGAAAAATACGAGGCACCAGTTAGACCGTCCTCGCAAATTTCAAAACCTATATGTGTATTATTCGCATCCCCTCCAGCATGCCAACCACGATGATTCCATGGCAATGTTTGGTATGTGGCAATGGAGCTATCTGCTAATTTACCAATAAAAGCATGGACACAAACTTGACGACCTCCGGGTTTATCCTGATTCCAATGATTGTTGTATTGGTTCTTTCCGAGCAAACCGTCATCCGGACCAACATATCTTTTCAACCACGGGTTGTTAGCCCCTGTTGAGTGAACCATTATACCCTTTGGTGTTATGGTTTTACCTGCTTTGTAGCAGGCATTGTTCGTAAGTATTAGTTTGTATTATTTCATTATAATCACCTCAACATTTAATCATTTGGCTCAGGCGTAAGATGGACAGGGTACAGGTGATAGGTAAACTTTAAATCACAATAAGCATTTGATGATGTTCCATCACTTCCCATACAGATATACAGTCCATAACCGGCTGGAACTCTGGCCTGCCGCATTTGAATATGAATGTGCAAGGATTCTGCTGAAGTATTCGATCCGACAGGTGTACTCCGTTGAATTCTGGTGAACGTCTCCTCATCATTGGAAATATACAAGTCCAGTTCCTTTTCACTAGTATCCGATTGACGACAAAGAGTTATCAAATGGCAATCATAAGCCGTCGTATACAATTCTCCGCCCTGACCGCCAATAACCACACTATTAATAGGTAATATCGTGTGCAAAGGACCACGGACACTGTTTGCACCGCCTGAACCCGAAACATTACCCGACAAAATATATCTTGAATAGGCCGACCGGGTGAAGTCACTAATAATAGCCGTTGCAGTGGATGAGAGAGGTATCGCGGAAGTCACATTTTCTGCTCTTTCAAGTAGGAAAAGGCTCTCACCTGCCTCAACGGTAGTACTACCTATAGAAAACCTTTGACTTGTCCAGTAAGCTGTACAAATTGGGTTTGGATCAGTCCCAGTTCCATAGGCAATATTCATTTCGTCATCAATGCCCCTTATAGCTCTAGCAAGTGTCTTAACTGTATTACGGAGGGTGTCTTGAATTAGAACCTGCACATTATTTGCAGCTGGACTGCCCAAAGCTGTAACGAAAGTATATGTTATCGTGCCAATTACTACATTGTTTCCATTTGCTATATTGCTAAATGTGATGGCTGCCCTCCGACTAATCATATCCGGTGCACTAGCTGTTTCTATTGGATGCAAATGGTTTAGTAGAATACCTGTCCGCCTATATAAATTTTCGCGGGTATCCTCAACCAAATTGTGTGTTGTATTTAGCAACTCATAGTTGTTGTTTAAAAGATTATAAGTGAGGTTGAGCAGATTATTTATTTCATCAATATCCAGTTCAGCTAAAGCTGAAAGCACTTTATTTAACCATTCCTGTGCAGGAGGTTCTGGTGGTTCAGCAATTCCATCCACAAGAGCATCCTCGACTATGGTTAGTATTCTTGCACTCTTTCCAACCACATCACCATAAGTAACCCTTATTTCAAGCCGACCAACACCAACAAATGATGTGTCCGTTGCATTGGGCGACCATGTAAGGACACCATCAGCGTAGTTCGTGACTACCGGATATGCAACCCCATCAGGCCTTTTGTAAATCGCATTTAAGGCGGCACTTGGGTAGTTATCTTCCAGTGGGCTTGATACATCAAACTTAATATTTCGGTAATTGTGTTCACCGCGTCGACCAATGAATACCGTTACCGCTTTCGTTAAGTCAATCATATTTCATCACCTGGCTTAGGAGATTCCTCATCACGACCATGTAGTTGCTTAAGAACCGCCTTTAGTTTTTCTGAGATGGGTAGTCCAATATGACCTGCATTCTCCAAAATGGATACACCCTCGTTACTTAGGTAGAAAAAGATTACCGCTGTTCGCAAAGCGCTGCCATCGTATCCTGCACTCCCCAAAATTTGTGTATCAAGAATATGAGCGATACCTACCATTACAAAGATGAGCACCTTTTTGAAAATTCCCTTGGCACCAATTTCGCTGGACAGCTTTTTATCTGTAATCGCACAAAGGACACCTGTCAGATAATCAATAGCTACAAAAGTGACCAGTGTATATAGAAATCCGTCAAACCCGCCAAGAAACCATCCAAGAAAAGCACCAACAGCCGCAAAAGCTAACTGTATCCAATTCCAAATCTCTTTCACTGTAAACACCTCCATTACATTAATTTGTGTATTTAAAAAAGCACCCCTGTAAAATACAAGAGTGCTGTTGCCGTATCACACACCTTACAGAATCAGTATAAGATCGTGGATTTGTTGCATCACATCCGCCTTTGGACGCCCTGTTCCAATAGGGAGCCATGTCACAGGTGGTATATCAAATGCTGCAGAAGAGTCAAAACCATTAACCACTGTAATGATAGTATCAATTGCCTTTCGGATTTCAGTAATGTGAAATGGCCATTTTTTAACTGTTGTTCTTCCCGCAATAATCTCTTCACTCCAAATTACAGGGGATAAGTTGTAATAACTTAGCACTATATTTAAAGCGGTTCGAAGCGTCTGAATATGTGCTGTCTTTACAACAGTCTCATTTGCAGTAATCGTTTCAAAAGGTGGCGGTAATATAGTAAATGTCCTGACAACTTCTGTGCTTACCGACTCAATATCACTATCAAGACAGCGGAAGGTTACAGTATGGTTTCCTACTGCAAGCGGTTCCGCTTGGTACACCGTAC comes from Bacillus andreraoultii and encodes:
- a CDS encoding SHOCT domain-containing protein, whose protein sequence is MNQHEDKKVMKISDGVIDKSIELKKMSQEQLQREFDYIQAEKLLRKMLQKGLITEAEFNKVEALNRQSFSPFLAEIMP
- a CDS encoding N-acetylmuramoyl-L-alanine amidase codes for the protein MLTNNACYKAGKTITPKGIMVHSTGANNPWLKRYVGPDDGLLGKNQYNNHWNQDKPGGRQVCVHAFIGKLADSSIATYQTLPWNHRGWHAGGDANNTHIGFEICEDGLTGASYFSAVYKEAVELCVHLCKLYGLSEKDIICHSEGHKLGIASNHADVMHWFPKHGKTMDTFRADVKKLLSEEEKSAEPVQKKYYRVQIGAYTVKANAEAQLAKAKKAGFTDAFIKYD
- a CDS encoding recombinase family protein is translated as MKKITKIEGNKVASIIKPKLRVAAYCRVSTGSDEQLVSLQAQKSHYETYIKSNPEWEYVGLYYDEGISGTKKENRTELLRMLSDCENKKIDLIITKSISRFARNTTDCLEMVRKLLDLGIYIYFEKENINTQSMESELMLSILSGLAESESISISENNKWAIQRRFQNGTFKISYPPYGYDNIDGQMVVNLEQAEIVKYIFAEVLSGKGTQKIADDLNQKGIPSKRGGRWTATTIRGILKNEKYTGDVILQKTYTDSRFNKRTNYGEKNRYLIENHHEAIISHEVFEAVEAALNQRAKEKGIEKRNDKYQNRYSFSGKIICSECGSTFKRRIHSSGTRKYVAWCCSKHLKQITECSMQFIRDEDIKTAFVTMINKLIFGRKLILQPLLDALRGMSNSDNLSRIQELEKQIEKNAEQRELLVKLMAKGYLEPALFNRENNELQMEADNYMGQKEALIHALNGELSKVQEVSNLIKFTNKAEMINTFNEQIFNDHIEKIIVYSRVEIGFVLKCGITLRERM
- a CDS encoding phage holin family protein, producing MKEIWNWIQLAFAAVGAFLGWFLGGFDGFLYTLVTFVAIDYLTGVLCAITDKKLSSEIGAKGIFKKVLIFVMVGIAHILDTQILGSAGYDGSALRTAVIFFYLSNEGVSILENAGHIGLPISEKLKAVLKQLHGRDEESPKPGDEI